Within Planctomycetota bacterium, the genomic segment TCCATGGCGAAGAGTGCGACAAGCGACTCGGCATCGACGAGCCGTTGCTGGCCCTGAGTGATGATGACATCGTTGCGGAAGCTCGCCTCGTAGACGGTGTACGGCTCCTGCTCGGGCAAGCCCTGGGCGGTGGCGTACATCTTCGTCGGATCGACGGCGGCTGTTTCGGTTTGTAGTTGCCGCAGTAACGCCGGATCCTTGATCACGAGTTTGTCGCCACGCGTGATCCTGAGCAGTTCGAGCCGACCGTCGGCGTCGTTCCACCGCACTAACAGGCCCCGGCCGTCGAAGTCGTAATCCCGCCCCCGCACGATCACCGGCACCTGCTCACCCAGCACCGGTCGGCCGTTGATCTCGCTGTCGGCCGTCGCCAGTTCCATCGTCTCGGCGTCGAAGCGCAGATTATCCACGTGGGCCCGCAGGATCGGCCCGTCGTTACCCGGCTCGGTCATCTCAATTTGCACATCCCGCATCAACCCCTGCCGCGGTGCGGCGGCATCGCCTTCGAGGTCGATCTTCCCGGCCGTCTCGAGCGTCCCGACCTCGGCCCGGACGATCACTTGCCGGCCGTCGGCGAGGTAGAACGTCAGCCGCGGGTTCTCGACCTTGACCTGGTTGTCGCGGGTCGGCTCGAACTTCTCGGCATGGAACTCTTGGACGAGCCGGCTGCCGGAGAACCGTTTGTAGGTCGTCCCTTCGCCGGCAGCGGTGAGACCGCCTTCGGTCCGCTGCAACGCATCGACCTCGATCAGCGAAGATTGCTCGGACCCGCCGATCTGCGGGTCGGGCAGCAGCACCGTCACCGCCAGGAAGCCCCCGGCGATGAGCAACACGGTCACGACAATCAAAATCAGGGTTCGCATTCAGGCATTCCTTGCCGAAGTGTGTTTCGCCGAAGTGGGTTCCACATCGAACAACCGCAACACCACCAGGTCTTGCACATCGATCAGTCCAACGCATCGGCCATCGGCGTCGACCACCGGCAGTTCATCAATGCGGTGCTTACGCATGACGGCCATGGCTTCGGCGGCAAGATCGTCGGCCGACACCCGCTTGGGTTGCTTCGTCATAACGACGCCGATCGGCTCGTTGAGTTTCGCGGCATTTCCGTCGAGCAGTCGGCGGAGGTCACCGTCGGAGAAGATGCCGACAAGTTTTCGGTCATCGTCCACGATCACGATCGCACCGGGCCGACGGGTGATTTTCGCCGCCTCGTGTAACGCCTCGGCCACGGTCTGTTCGGGATGAGCCAACGGCAGGTTGGCACCCGGCTTGAACGTCATCGCCTCGGCGACGGTCATCAACTTGCGGCCGAGTTGGCCGGCGGGGTGAAAGACGGCGAAGTCATCGGCGGTGAAGTTCCGCTCCCGACTCACCGTCAACGCCAACGCGTCCCCCAACGCCAACATCGCCGTTGTCGAACATGACGGGGCCAGCCGCAACGAACACGCCTCGGCGACCTTGCCCATCGGAATCACCGCGTCAGCGTGTTGCCCCAAGGTGTTCCTGTCCGACGCGGTGACGGCGATGACGGGATGATCGAGGCGTTTGAGCAGACCGAGGAGGCGGGTGATCTCCTCCGACTCACCACTTGCGGAGAAGAGCACGACGACGTCGCCGGGCCGGACCGAGCCGAGGTCGCCGTGGACCGCGTCGGCGGGGTTGAGGAAGTGGCTGGCGGTTCCGGTGGACGCCATGGTGGCAGAGACCTTGCGTGCGATGTGTCCCGCCTTACCGATGCCGCTGGTGACGACAACCCCGGTGCAGTTGAGGCAGAGTTCGACAGCCGCGTCGAACCCCGCGTCGATCCCCTCGGCCATCCGCCCCACCGCCGCGGCCTCCTCCGCAATCACGCTTCGGGCAAACTCTCGACGGTCCGGCATCACGGAATCATAGGAGAGAAGGCCCGGAATGTTCCGACGGGTGGCAACGTGGTGGAACGAGCGGAATCCCGCGGACTCGATCGTCAGGATCGAGGCGGTGAAGTACCGCTGGGACTTTGCGAACGACGTGGACGCGAGTCCGGAGGTGGATCGCTTCGCGGTAACCTTGGATTGGTGTCGCGCTAGCGTCGCCGCCGCAGCAAACCGCCGAGCACCGCGATGACGGCCAGACCACTCGGCTCGGGGATCGTGGATAAACCCTCGAGCGGCTCGAGCACAAGGCCGAAGTCGAACTCGACCAAGTTTTTCTCGAACCCGAACCCGCTGATCGAAGCGTTGCTGAAGGCGATCGGACGGTACAAGTAGGTTCCCGGCTGGAGGATGCCCTGGTCGGTAAACTCACCGTTGCCGTCATTGCTGAACGAATGCGTCGCAATCGTCTGCGACGTGGTTGTAAAGACCAACTGCGTGTTGCGGTTGAACCGGAAGGTGCCTTCGGTCAGCCAGGCCGAGGCGTTGGAGCTGGAGCCGATGACGTTGAACTGGCTGGTCATCTTGTAGCTGGCCGGCTGATCGAGCGTGAACTGGTAGTAGAGCTCGAAGGCACCGTTGGCCCTGCTGTTACCACCGTTGGATTCGGCCGCGACCGCGATGACCGCCGAGCCCTCGATCGGGTTTCGGGAGCCGAACTCCAACCCACCCACGTCCGGCTCCACGGCGAGCAGCCCGCTGGCCGAATGCCCTCCGACCCGGATGCCGTCGCTCAGCTGCACTGGCGGCTGTTCCGCGCCGCTGCCATTGAACATGTGCATGGCCCCGGGCCCGTAGGTGGTCAAACCGTTGCCGGGATCGAACGTCGACCCACTGAAGTCGACATATTGGTGGGACTGATCCACCAGTGAGCCCGACGCCGTGTTCGTTGCGAAAACGAGCGCCCCCAACACGCAAGCAGCCAAGACCGTCCGCCCCAGCGCGCAGCAAAGGCGCGCCCCTCGACCAAGAATGTTGTGTTGCATGTGGGAGCGGTCTTACCGAACGCACGCCTGATTGCAAGCAAAAATCTAATCAGTCGTCCACGATCTCCACGCGGCTGAACTCGTCAAGGTTGAGCGTGGAGACCTCGCCGTCTTCCTTTTTGATGACCATGCGGTCGAGCCAGAGCTTCTCGCCACGGCTGTGGGCGTACCAGCTGC encodes:
- a CDS encoding KpsF/GutQ family sugar-phosphate isomerase; its protein translation is MPDRREFARSVIAEEAAAVGRMAEGIDAGFDAAVELCLNCTGVVVTSGIGKAGHIARKVSATMASTGTASHFLNPADAVHGDLGSVRPGDVVVLFSASGESEEITRLLGLLKRLDHPVIAVTASDRNTLGQHADAVIPMGKVAEACSLRLAPSCSTTAMLALGDALALTVSRERNFTADDFAVFHPAGQLGRKLMTVAEAMTFKPGANLPLAHPEQTVAEALHEAAKITRRPGAIVIVDDDRKLVGIFSDGDLRRLLDGNAAKLNEPIGVVMTKQPKRVSADDLAAEAMAVMRKHRIDELPVVDADGRCVGLIDVQDLVVLRLFDVEPTSAKHTSARNA